Proteins from a genomic interval of Papaver somniferum cultivar HN1 chromosome 4, ASM357369v1, whole genome shotgun sequence:
- the LOC113271965 gene encoding F-box/kelch-repeat protein At3g06240-like — protein MHYPFEYDQDQDGRLVYILGSCNGAICLATSGRPFDIDYRLCIWNPLTREYKRILANVDVKDRCLRCGFGYDSNNEDYRFVRIFDDLERTGYFKAQVYNLKSDSWTIQSIPYLFPFGGTLCPSVLSDGALHWLGVTTTKETNSEIIVSFDISNERFIDVIGMPNL, from the coding sequence ATGCATTACCCTTTCGAATATGACCAAGATCAAGATGGGAGATTAGTTTATATTTtgggttcttgtaatggcgcgatTTGTTTAGCTACTTCCGGTCGTCCATTTGATATTGATTATAGACTTTGCATTTGGAACCCATTAACTAGAGAGTACAAGAGAATACTAGCAAACGTTGATGTCAAAGATCGTTGTCTAAGGTGTGGGTTTGGTTATGATAGTAACAATGAGGATTACAGGTTTGTAAGAATTTTTGACGATCTTGAAAGAACTGGTTATTTTAAAGCTCAAGTCTATAACTTAAAATCAGATTCATGGACTATTCAATCCATCCCTTATTTGTTTCCCTTTGGTGGAACCCTATGTCCGAGCGTGCTTTCcgatggagctcttcattggttagGTGTTACCACCACAAAAGAAACTAACTCGGAAATTATTGTGTCTTTCGATATCAGCAATGAGAGATTCATAGATGTAATTGGGATGCCAAATCTTTGA